In one window of Cydia fagiglandana chromosome 10, ilCydFagi1.1, whole genome shotgun sequence DNA:
- the LOC134668311 gene encoding chorion class B protein PC401-like, with product MIYVLGLGGLGGLGLGGLGWGAPIVSAPIISAPYLAPAVSTANLVKAAPIPIVKTVSAPIITSPVISTVGLGGWGGVGLGGLGWGGLGGKGVWSGVPVNTWGGYGLGGKGLGWH from the coding sequence ATGATTTATGTTTTAGGTTTGGGCGGTTTGGGTGGCTTAGGCTTGGGAGGCCTTGGCTGGGGCGCGCCCATCGTCAGCGCACCCATCATCAGCGCGCCATACCTGGCTCCCGCCGTCTCCACCGCCAACCTCGTCAAGGCAGCGCCCATCCCCATCGTCAAGACCGTCTCCGCTCCCATCATCACCAGCCCCGTCATCAGCACCGTAGGCCTCGGCGGTTGGGGCGGCGTAGGCCTCGGCGGTCTTGGCTGGGGCGGACTCGGCGGCAAAGGCGTGTGGTCCGGTGTCCCCGTCAACACCTGGGGGGGCTACGGTCTCGGCGGCAAGGGTCTCGGCTGGCATTAA